From Terriglobia bacterium, one genomic window encodes:
- the tsaE gene encoding tRNA (adenosine(37)-N6)-threonylcarbamoyltransferase complex ATPase subunit type 1 TsaE, whose protein sequence is MGAERRALEQKPAGANQDRLEFVTHSPEETVELGAQLARRLPHPCLLILQGELGSGKTTLVKGIVSGLGIARQEEVTSPSFTLVHEYGTDRKIYHADLYRVEGAREQLTLGLEDLLEQEDTVIVEWGEKLIEQDVEVQVRIRMELLEGEDRRITVEGLEK, encoded by the coding sequence ATGGGAGCTGAGAGACGAGCGCTTGAGCAAAAGCCTGCGGGCGCCAATCAAGATCGGTTGGAATTTGTAACCCACTCGCCGGAAGAGACGGTGGAGTTGGGCGCACAGCTTGCCCGGCGATTGCCGCATCCCTGCCTGCTGATTTTGCAGGGCGAACTCGGAAGCGGCAAGACGACGCTCGTCAAAGGAATTGTTTCCGGCCTGGGGATTGCGCGGCAGGAAGAGGTGACGAGCCCTTCCTTCACGCTGGTCCACGAGTATGGAACAGACCGCAAAATCTACCACGCGGACCTTTACCGCGTGGAGGGCGCAAGGGAGCAACTAACGCTCGGTCTCGAGGATTTGCTGGAGCAAGAAGACACGGTCATCGTAGAATGGGGAGAAAAGCTGATTGAGCAGGACGTGGAAGTACAAGTCAGAATCCGCATGGAGCTGCTGGAAGGTGAAGACCGTCGCATTACAGTCGAAGGGCTTGAGAAGTAG
- a CDS encoding NAD(P)H-hydrate dehydratase, whose product MKILTAAQMQSVDRATTEIYGVPSLTLMENAGRSVVSFLRQRFSPLESQEIVVLCGRGNNGGDGMVVARMLRELGVEPRVLLLAEPEGLRGDAEHNYRRLAEGGLPLSVPDHASWQKIKASLGNASLVVDAILGTGLSKPLGGFLLEVVKDIAAVCPRAKVIAVDLPTGVAADSGELIGECVRANASVTFTAPKMAHVFPPACEQTGEWIVRPIGTPPEALVDNPGFFLNLLEPRDLEWLVKPRRPESHKGNFGHVLVIGGSVGKTGAAAMAAKAALRAGAGLVTVATPRSALPVVASLSMEIMTEPLPETSSGTISLRAIKQGLLDTLVKGKSVLAVGPGMGREPETTELAREAVNRYELPVVLDADGLNAFDGCVKTLLTGERVRVLTPHPGEMGRLAGEKTSEIVARRLDVARRFAQEHGVQLVLKGFRTLTAAPDGQVWVNLTGNPGMATGGSGDVLTGIVAALLAQHPDRSPTEVTAAAVYLHGLAGDVAARELGEASMIAGDILESLPGAYRELQRQLHG is encoded by the coding sequence ATGAAGATCCTCACCGCCGCCCAGATGCAGAGCGTCGACCGGGCCACAACCGAAATCTATGGTGTGCCCAGCCTGACTCTGATGGAAAACGCCGGCCGCAGCGTGGTGTCATTTCTGCGCCAGCGGTTTTCTCCTCTTGAGTCCCAGGAAATTGTGGTCCTTTGCGGCAGGGGGAACAATGGCGGGGATGGTATGGTGGTTGCTCGCATGCTGCGCGAACTGGGCGTTGAGCCACGCGTGCTGCTGCTGGCTGAGCCTGAGGGCTTGCGCGGGGATGCCGAACACAATTACAGACGGCTTGCCGAGGGAGGTTTGCCGCTGTCGGTTCCGGACCACGCGTCCTGGCAGAAGATCAAGGCCAGCCTGGGTAACGCTTCACTCGTGGTTGACGCCATCCTGGGCACCGGACTTTCGAAACCGCTGGGCGGATTTCTGCTCGAAGTTGTAAAAGATATTGCGGCTGTTTGCCCCAGGGCCAAAGTTATTGCCGTTGATTTGCCGACCGGGGTTGCTGCCGACAGCGGCGAATTAATCGGGGAGTGCGTGCGCGCCAATGCCTCAGTTACATTTACCGCGCCGAAGATGGCGCACGTTTTCCCACCGGCCTGCGAGCAGACGGGCGAATGGATTGTGAGACCCATTGGCACTCCGCCCGAAGCACTGGTGGACAATCCGGGCTTTTTCCTCAATCTTCTTGAGCCGCGCGACCTGGAATGGCTTGTAAAGCCGCGCAGACCCGAATCCCACAAGGGCAATTTCGGCCACGTGCTCGTCATTGGAGGCTCGGTCGGAAAAACGGGTGCTGCAGCGATGGCGGCTAAAGCCGCTCTGCGCGCAGGCGCGGGCCTGGTCACCGTGGCCACCCCCAGGAGCGCTTTGCCGGTCGTCGCCTCGCTGAGCATGGAAATCATGACAGAGCCGTTGCCAGAGACAAGTTCCGGCACGATTTCACTGCGTGCCATTAAGCAGGGGCTGCTCGACACTCTGGTGAAAGGAAAGTCTGTGCTGGCGGTGGGCCCCGGCATGGGGCGGGAGCCTGAAACCACGGAACTGGCCCGGGAGGCAGTCAACCGCTACGAACTTCCTGTCGTGCTGGATGCCGACGGATTGAATGCGTTTGACGGTTGCGTCAAGACGCTGCTTACCGGGGAAAGGGTTCGCGTCCTGACGCCTCACCCGGGCGAAATGGGACGGCTTGCGGGCGAAAAAACCTCCGAGATTGTTGCCCGACGACTGGACGTTGCGCGCAGATTTGCGCAAGAACATGGCGTTCAGCTTGTGCTGAAGGGTTTCCGGACGCTGACCGCGGCGCCGGACGGCCAGGTATGGGTGAACCTGACGGGTAATCCCGGCATGGCCACGGGCGGTTCAGGCGATGTTCTCACCGGCATTGTCGCTGCGCTACTGGCCCAGCACCCTGATCGCTCGCCGACAGAAGTGACGGCTGCCGCCGTCTACCTGCACGGTTTGGCGGGCGACGTTGCCGCGCGCGAACTGGGCGAGGCTTCTATGATCGCCGGTGATATTCTTGAGTCGTTGCCCGGGGCTTACCGGGAACTCCAACGGCAGTTGCACGGCTGA